The following coding sequences are from one Salvia hispanica cultivar TCC Black 2014 chromosome 3, UniMelb_Shisp_WGS_1.0, whole genome shotgun sequence window:
- the LOC125210373 gene encoding expansin-B3-like, which translates to MPIPSNFVISCILLAAAACAAAAGNQRWTPATATWYGSPEGDGSDGGACGYGSLVDVKPFRARVGAVSPVLFKGGEGCGACYKVRCLDRSICSRRAVTVIITDECPGGYCSGGRTHFDLSGAAFGRMAVSGNGGKLRNRGEIPVIFRRTPCKYPGKNIAFHVNEGSTNYWLSLLVEFEGGDGDVGSMHIREANSNQWVEMHHIWGATWCIIAGPLQGPFSVKLTTLSSGKSLSARDVIPRNWAPKATYTSRLNFNN; encoded by the exons ATGCCCATTCCGTCTAATTTCGTCATTTCCTGCATCCTACTCGCCGCGGCGGCCtgcgcggcggcggcggggaaCCAGCGTTGGACTCCGGCGACGGCGACGTGGTACGGGAGCCCCGAGGGCGACGGCAGCGACGGCGGCGCGTGCGGATACGGATCGCTGGTGGACGTGAAGCCGTTCCGCGCGCGGGTGGGGGCGGTGAGCCCCGTGCTGTTCAAGGGCGGCGAGGGCTGCGGCGCCTGCTACAAGGTGCGCTGCCTCGACCGCTCGATCTGCTCGCGCCGCGCCGTCACGGTCATCATCACCGACGAGTGCCCCGGCGGATACTGCTCCGGCGGCCGCACGCACTTCGACCTCAGCGGCGCCGCCTTCGGCAGGATGGCCGTCTCCGGCAACGGCGGCAAGCTCCGCAACCGCGGCGAGATCCCCGTCATCTTCCGAAG GACTCCGTGCAAGTATCCGGGAAAAAACATTGCGTTTCACGTTAACGAAGGATCGACCAATTATTGGTTGTCTTTGCTAGTCGAGTTTGAGGGTGGAGATGGTGATGTTGGATCCATGCACATTAGGGAG GCTAACTCGAACCAATGGGTTGAGATGCACCACATTTGGGGTGCGACTTGGTGTATCATAGCCGGCCCTCTACAAGGGCCGTTCTCTGTCAAGCTCACAACTCTATCTTCAGGAAAATCCTTGTCCGCGAGGGATGTGATCCCCCGGAACTGGGCTCCGAAGGCTACCTACACCTCCCGGCTCAATTTTAACAATTGA